ccaactgctcgccaagggtgatgggtcagatgtagaggacacattttgttgtgtgcaccatgtgctgagctatgtagtgtatcacaatgacaattacttcaatttctttttttttttaattaaatgtctaAACAGAATGACCGAGTAGAAAATATTTCCATAATGTAATCTTTGTATCTTTAAAAGTTTTTTCCAATACATCATCAGTTTAAATGCTAATTGACACATAATTTATGATAAAGTACCAGTTTATCCAGCGTAGTTAAGTGCACGAGAGGTCAGTGTAATTCATAAAATGTACTCAGAGTGTCACTCTTCACCAGCTGATGGCCTGGTGTGCAGCGCTGCTCCTGTTCataaattatgttaaattaGAGAACTCGCCCGCCCCACTGTAGCGGAGAGGAGGTTTTAATAGGAAGCGCATCATTCCGTCGTGTTGATTATATCGGTTTCGTCGGATGTTGTTTCTGAGGACGGCATAAAAATGACGGGATTAAATCGTCTCCCTTCGACTGGCATTGTTTGGGCCGCCGCGTTTATTTTCCATCTCTGCCACAGCAACCGGGACTTAATCTATTCGGTTCCAGAGGAGATGAAACGGGGAGCTGTCGTCGGAAATGTGGCCAAAGACCTTGGACTCGATGCAAGAGGACTGTCTTTACGCAAGGCTCGAATAGATTTGGAGGGTAATCGGAAACAGTTTTGTGAATTAAATGTATTGACCGGAGATCTGACCGTTGCTGAACGGATAGACCGTGAACAGCTCTGTGCTTCAAAGGCAGCGTGCACCTTAAAACTCGGTCTATTGTTAGAAAATCCGTTAGAATTGCATACCATTTCCCTTCAGGTTCAAGATATTAATGACAACTCGCCGCGTTTCCCAAACGATGGTATTAATTTGGAAATAAGGGAATCTGCAGTAAAAGGCGCGCGCTTCCCTTTGCATGAAGCGAGTGACGCGGACGTGGGAAGAAACGGAATTCAGAGCTACACGCTGGAAAAGAACGAGCATTTCTCTTTATCTGTACACTCAAATTCTGACGGGGGGAAATACTGTGAATTAGTCTTAGAGAAAGAACTGGATCGTGAAGAGCAACAGGATGTGATATTAACCCTCACCGCTGTGGACGGCGGCTCTCCACAGAGATCTGGTTCTACTGTAATACGCGTTACTGTTCTGGACGCCAATGATAATTTACCCGTATTTACTGAACCCGTCTATAAAGTCAGCCTGCCTGAAAACTCCCCTTTAAATACAGTCGTTGTTACTGTAAGCGCCACAGACGCAGATGAGGGAGCGAATGGGGAGGCGACTTATGCATTTAGCCGCATCTCTGATGAGGCTGCAAAGATATTTTCAGTGGACAGAACTAGCGGGAATTTAAAAGTGGCTGGAGCAGTAGACTTTGAGGATGGAACAGAGTATGAAATAAGAGTTCAAGCAATGGATGGAGCTGGACTGACATCATATGCAAAAGTCATTATATATGTATTAGATGTAAATGATAATACACccgtcatttttttaaagtctcTTAATTCGCCTATTCCTGAAAATTCAGCACCAGGGACAGAGGTGGGGATTTTGAATGTGCAGGACGAGGACTCAGAGGAGAACCATAAGGTTCACTGCTCCATCCAGCAAAATGTCCCTTTTAAATTAATCCCATCAATTAAAAACTATTATTCTCTTGTTACTACAGCAGAACTAGACCGTGAACAAATAGCAGATTATAACATAACTATCACTGCTACTGATGGAGGATCTCCACCCTTATCTTCATCCAAGACCATTCATGTATCTGTATCTGATGTGAACGACAACCCCCCTGTGTTTGAAGAACAGTCCTACTCTGCCTATGTGAGTGAGAATAACAAACCCGGCTCCTCTGTTTGTTCCGTTACTGCGAGAGACCCAGACTGGAGACAGAACGGCACAGTCTTCTATTCTCTGTTGCCCAGTGAGGTCAGTGGTGCTCCAGTCTCCTCATTCTTATCCATTAATGGAGACACAGGGGTGATCCATGCTGTCAGGTCCTTTGATTATGAGAAGTTCAGGAGCTTGAAAGTCCAGGTTGTGGCCAGAGACAACGGTTCTCCTCCACTCAGCAGCAACGTGACTGTGAGCATCTTCATATCGGACGAGAACGATAATTCTCCACAGATATTATACCCTGCTCCAGCAGGAAACACCTTCATGACTGAGATGGTTCCTAAAGCTGCTCTTTCAGGCTCCCTGGTCTCCAAGGTGATCGCTGTAGATGCTGATTCTGGACAGAACGCGTGGCTGtcttatcagatcatcaagtcGACTGATCCAGGACTTTTCACTGTTGGTCTCCATAGTGGGGAGATCAGAGCGCTGAGGGACATTTCTGAATCTGACAGCATGAAGCAGAATCTTGTTATTTCAGTGAAAGATAACGGACAGACCCCTCTCTCTGCAACCTGTACAGTTTCTTTACTCATTTCAGACAACTTGGCTGAAGTTCCAGACCTTAAAGACGTGTCTTATGAGGAGAACAATTCCAAACTGACTTCGTATCTGATCATTGCGCTGGTTTCGGTCTCCACCTTTTTCCTGACTTTCCTTATTCTGGTCCTGGCTGTGAGGTTCTGTCGGAGGAGAAAGCCCAGACTGTTGTTTGATGGAGCAGTTGCTATTCCCAGCGCGTACTTCCCTCCCAACTATGCCGAGGTAGAGGGAGCAGGAACTCTGCGCAGTTCTTACAATTATGATACATATCTGACCACGGGATCACGTACCAGCGACTTCAAGTTTGTCACGTCCTACAATGACAGCACGCTTCCTGCTGATGACACTCTGAAGAGAAGCTCAAATGAGTTTGCTGAAGAAAAATACCTCGTCAGTAATGGAGATTCTGTTGAGGTAGGCTGAGTTTTATCTGGTGTAATGTTCAGGTAATGATACTAACTGCACAATGTGTATGTTCCCACACCCATGTTAATATTACATCAAATGAATTACATAAACAGCCAAACAATCTCTTTGATGAAATCTTTGGCAGATTTATCAACTGATCTGCTTAGCTGTGTCATGTGCACATCAGTTACCTTGAGTAATTTACCTTCTTGTATATTTTGTTCCTTGAAATgctttgtgtgttatttttgaaagttttaaaaccattttatgAGATTGATATGGCTTTACATTAATTTAACAAGGAATTTATAAATGTTGACGTGTGTTTATTGTCATCTGAACGAATCTGAAATTGTCATGAAATGAGCACAGCCTGGATGATTTGTGCTGGTTAAAGCTGTTGGAGTTTGTGCCCAGTGTGAAAAGGTGAAGTCCTGAATATATAACATGATGCAGACTTTTCACCCTTGAAAATATTTTGTAGTAAAAATCAGACAAaagttaataatgaaaaaatctgCCACGCACacgtttttatttccttttaataGTAAATGAGTTAATACCATATTATTAAACTATTTACTAATGAATTATTTTAGAACTACAATCACTGATCAGCTTAAAACTATATATGTGAAGTTAGTTCTGCTTTTTACTGggtatttgtatatatatgtaattcGGGAGAATTTACTGTGGTAATGATGACATGCAGTTCAGTGTTATGCACTCTGAGTGTCGCTATTCGCCCACGTTGCGTTGCTAGACGTGTCTCCCCACCGTCTTCTGTAATATTAAAATTCAGACAGAACATTCCTCTTCTGTCTAGTGTCGACGTCTGCTCATAGGGACGTGCTTACTGTGCTTTTTCATTTCAAACGTCTGCCTttatatcaatttttttttggttggggaGAAGCTCGCAAGGTCATCATGATGaaaaagaatatatttttcGTCGGCGACACTGTCTTTCTCTCGGCCATGTCCGTTGTTTTGCGAATGTGTCTTGGGGACCTGAGTTATTCTGTTCCCGAGGAGATGAAACGGGGTGCGGTCGTCGCCCACATCTCCAAAGATCTGGGGCTCGGTTCTGCTGGATTTTCGGCTCGCAAGGCTCGGTTGGAGGTCGAGGACAATAACAGACGATTTTGCGACGTTAACGCGCAGTCTGGGGATCTCGTGGTAGCTGAAATCATCGACCGCGAAGAGCTCTGCGGGTCGAAGACGTCGTGCGTTTTAAAATATGGAATAGTCCTCGAAAGCCCATTGGAACTACATCGAATTTCCATACAAATTGTGGATATCAATGACAACTCGCCGCGTTTTCCTAACGAGAAGATCCATTTGGAAATTGGAGAATCGGCTGTTCGAGGTGCGCGGTTCCCGCTGGATGAAGCGCACGACCCGGATTTGGGTAGAAACGGGGTCCAGAGCTACGTGCTCGAGAAGAACGAGCACTTCTCTCTCGCGGTGCATTCGAACGCGGAAGGGGGGAAATACAGCGAGTTAATTCTGGAGAAGGAGCTCGACCGCGAACAGCAGCGAGAACTGGAGTTGCTGCTCACGGCCAGCGACGGGGGGTCTCCGCAGAGGTCTGGCAAGGTCGTGATTCACGTGACCGTCCTGGATGCTAACGACAATTTACCCGTTTTCACACAGTCCGTTTACAAGGTCGCCCTGCCTGAAAACGCCGCGTTAGGCACCGTGGTCACTGCCGTGAGCGCCACAGATGCAGACGAAGGATCGAACGGAGAGGTCGCGTATGAATTCAGTCGCATATCCGATAAGGCAGCGAAACTGTTTTCTATTGACAGATCGAGCGGGGAGATTAAGGTAACCGGACATGTAGATTTCGAAGAAAAGCGAGACTACGAAATACGAGTTCAAGCAAAAGACGCGGCTGGACTGGCGTCAAACGCAAAGGTGGTTATAGACATTACTGATATTAATGATAATTCACCCGTAATACTTTTAAGTTCAGTTCACAACCCAATTCCGGAAAATATAGCTCCTGGGACAGAGGTTGGTATAATTAATGTGCAAGATAAAGACTCAGATGGAAATCGAGAGGTCCGCTGCTATATTCAGCAGAATGTCCCTTTTAAATTAAACCCatcaattaaaaattattattctttagTTACTACAGGTGATCTTGATCGGGAATTAACTGAATACTATAACATAACAATTATCGCAACAGATGAAGGCGTTCCACCATTGTCTTCCTCTGAGGCAATTCAGCTCTTTGTATCTGATGTGAACGACAACCCCCCTGTGTTTGAAGAACAGTCCTACTCTGCCTATGTGAGTGAGAATAACAAACCCGGCTCCTCTGTTTGTTCCGTTACTGCGAGAGACCCAGACTGGAGACAGAACGGCACAGTCTTCTATTCTCTGTTGCCCAGTGAGGTCAGTGGTGCTCCAGTCTCCTCATTCTTATCCATTAATGGAGACACAGGGGTGATCCATGCTGTCAGGTCCTTTGACTATGAAAAGTTCAGGAGCTTGAATGTCCAGGTTGTGGCCAGAGACAACGGTTCTCCTCCACTAAGCAGCAACGTGACTGTGAGCATCTTCATATCGGACGAGAACGATAACTCTCCACAGATATTATACCCTGCTCCAGCAGGAAACACCTTCATGACTGAGATGGTTCCTAAAGCTGCTCTTTCAGGCTCCCTGGTCTCCAAGGTGATCGCTGTAGATGCTGATTCTGGACAGAATGCATGGTTGtcttatcagatcatcaagtcGACTGATCCAGGACTTTTCACTGTTGGTCTCCATAGTGGAGAGATCAGAGCACTGAGGGACATTTCTGAATCTGACAGCATGAAGCAGAATCTTGTTATTTCAGTGAAAGATAACGGACAGACCCCTCTCTCTGCAACCTGTACAGTTTCTTTACTCATTTCAGACAACTTGGCTGAAGTTCCAGACCTTAAGGACGTGTCTTATGAGGAGAACAATTCCAAACTGACTTCGTATCTGATCATCGCGCTGGTTTCAGTCTCCACCTTTTTCCTGACTTTCCTTATTCTGGTCCTGGCTGTGAGGTTCTGTCGGAGGAGAAAGCCCAGACTGTTGTTTGATGGAGCAGTTGCTATTCCCAGCGCGTATTTCCCTCCCAACTATGCCGAGGTAGAGGGAGCAGGAACTCTGCGCAGTTCTTACAATTATGATACATATCTGACCACGGGATCACGTACCAGCGACTTCAAGTTTGTCACGTCCTACAATGACAACACGCTGCCTGCTGATGACACAATGAAGAACTGTACCAAAGGGAAAGGTGACAGTGTTGCTATCAGTGACTGTGGATCCAGTTTCTCAACTCTGGTAatcatttcctttcatttaatcagtttgtaattaattttttaacacAGTATAACTCCATGAAATAACAAAGTTTTAGGTCGAGGTAAAAGAGAAATGACAGCACGAGGACATGACATAGATACATTAATACTAATAATAGCAGATGATAACAATCAAGGTATTTTAGAAACACAGGACAAGGCAACATGAAGTCCCTGTGTTGATTTCTGGGATGTCCAGATTGTGACAGTGAATATGAATCTAAAGCTATTGCAATTTCATTTATTATGGTTGATGTTGGGCTTCATTGACGGTTGGAAATTTTGCtgaatgtatgttttttaacaaaattatgaaccatgtttgcatttaaattacatttatggcatttatcagatgctcttatccagagcgacttacattcagtagttacagggacagtccccccctggagcaacttatggttaagtgtcttgctcagggacacaatggaaggaagtgggatttgaacctatgactccatagtcttctggttcataggcaagtgtgttacccactaggctacatccATCCCACATGGTTATATTTATAGTTTTTCTTACCGTAATGTCCACATACACACTATATATTGTTGCCTAATGTTGTGCTTTTTGACTTGTTTGACTTGGTTGATATGATTAATTGGAAATAACTGCAGTCGTTAGGTCATTGGCATTACCATATATTTGTGACTGAGTCACTGTGTCTTTCCTGCCACAGAACCCCTGTAGATGTCACATGTAGATGTGTCACCAAAATTTACATTAAGGCTGCCTGATTCAGCTGAGCAAAAGTTGCAACCTAGACAAGttgcaaattattaattttcttttcattgttgACAACCAATACAGCACCAGAGGAGTGGACAGCGACCTGCACCGAATGAGCCAGGCAGCACTGGTTTAACATTCTGTTGATCACATAGCCACCGAGACTGTAAAGGATAAATAATGGAAATAGTTTGAGTCCCATTTCATAAATTATTCCCCCTGATGGTCACTGTAGAGGTTAACCAGTGTCACCACTATCTCCTTTGTCGTGATTTTATATAAGGCCCTTTTTCTCAAATAAACTGAGTGGACTCTTGTCAGATATTTGCACCCTTCTAAGCACATTAGGaacaataatttacatttttctttatagtgtgattaaatatttcacctttatacaaaatatatttttatcatattttataCCGGCTTTGAATTACATTGATAGATATGTATTGCGCAACAATATCTCTTGCAGTTTAATCAAAGAACTCCGAGTGTCGCTGTTTACcgtggttttatttttctggttgAAGATTCTGCCCACCCACATATACATAATATCTGCTCCGAACTGACTGCTGACCAGTTGTACGGTATTGTAGGACACTGCGTTCCAAATCGAAGCGAACtgctttctcctttttttaaatatacgtGGTGATCAGGTGAGAGTTGTTGAAACGCATTTGGAATCGAAATAAGGATTCATTCGTCATGGTAGAAGCAAAGGGAGCATTGCGTTCTGATGCCTTTGTCTCTCTGGCTACGATTTTTGTGCTTCTGCGCTCCTCCCGCGGGGATCTGAGCTACTCCCTTCCAGAGGAGGTGAAACGAGGGACGGTGGTCGGAAATATAGCCAAGGATCTCGGGCTCGATGCCAAAGGATTATTCTACCGCGAGGCCCGTTTGGATACGGAGGACACTGAGAAGCGTTTTTATGACATTAATCTCCAATCAGGCGACCTGCGCGTCGCGGAAAAAATAGACCGAGAAGAACTCTGTGGGTCTGCGGTTTCTTGTTCTTTACATTACGAGCTCGTGTTAGAGAATCCATTAGAGCTACATCATATTTCTGTACAAATTGAGGATGTTAATGACAATTCACCTCGATTTCCAGAAGAGGAAATTAAATTAGAAATTCGTGAATCGGCGGTTAAAGGCGCGCGCTTCCCTCTGGACGAGGCGCATGACGCGGACGTCGGAAGAAACGGAATTCAGAGCTACATGCTGGAAAAGAACGAGCATTTCTCTTTATCTGTACACTCAAACTCCGACGGGGGGAAATACTCTGAATTAATCTTAGAAAAAGAACTGGATCGTGAAGAGAAACAGGAGGTGATATTAACCCTCACCGCTGTGGACGGCGGCTCTCCACAGAGATCTGGTTCTACTGTAATACGCGTTACTGTTCTGGACGCCAATGATAATTTACCCGTGTTTACTGAACCCGTCTATAAAGTCAGCCTGCCTGAAAACTCCCCTTTAAATACAGTTGTTGTTACTGTAAGCGCCACAGATGCAGATGAGGGAGCGAATGGGGAGGTGACTTATGCATTTAGCCGCATCTCTGATAAAGCAGCGCAGCTGTTTTTTATCGATGGACATACAGgggaaattaaagtgaaaggtCAAATTGATtttgaagagaaaaaagaatatGAAATACGAGTTCAAGCTAAAGATGGGCTTGGGTTAACTTCCAATGCAAAGGTTGTTATAGATGTAACGGATTTAAATGACAACACCCCAGTAATATTTCTAAAGTCTCTGAAGAATCCTGTTCCTGAAAATATAATTCCAGGAACAGAAGTCGGGGTAATTAATGTGCAAGATAAAGACTCTGCAGACAATAGGCAGGTCCGCTGCTCAATTCCACAAAATGTTCCTTTTAAACTGAGTCCATcgataaaaaattattattcccTTACAACAACAAGCAGCTTAGATCGTGAACTAATAACAGATTATAACATAACTATCACTGCTACTGATGGAGGATCTCCACCTTTATCTTCATCCAAGACCATTCATGTATCTGTGTCTGATGTGAACGACAACCCCCCTGTGTTTGAAGAACAGTCCTACTCTGCCTATGTGAGTGAAAATAACAAACCCGGCTCCTCTGTTTGTTCTGTTACTGCGAGAGACCCAGACTGGAGACAGAACGGCACAGTCTTCTATTCTCTGTTGCCCAGTGAGGTCAGTGGTGCTCCAGTCTCCTCATTCTTATCCATTAATGGAGACACAGGGGTGATCCATGCTGTCAGGTCCTTTGATTATGAGAAGTTCAGGAGCTTGAAAGTCCAGGTTGTTGCCAGAGACAACGGTTCTCCTCCACTCAGCAGCAATGTGACTGTGAGCATCTTCATATCGGACGAGAACGATAACTCTCCACAGATATTATACCCTGCTCCAGCAGGAAACACCTTCATGACTGAGATGGTTCCTAAAGCTGCTCTTTCAGGCTCCCTGGTCTCCAAGGTGATCGCTGTAGATGCTGATTCTGGACAGAACGCGTGGCTGtcttatcagatcatcaagtcGACTGATCCAGGACTTTTCACTGTTGGTCTCCATAGTGGGGAGATCAGAGCGCTGAGGGACATTTCTGAATCTGACAGCATGAAGCAGAATCTTGTTATTTCAGTGAAAGATAACGGACAGACCCCTCTCTCTGCAACCTGTACAGTTTCTTTACTCATTTCAGACAACTTGGCTGAAGTTCCAGACCTTAAAGACGTGTCTTATGAGGAGAACAATTCCAAACTGACTTCGTATCTGATCATCGCGCTGGTTTCGGTCTCCACCTTTTTCCTGACTTTCCTTATTCTGGTCCTGGCTGTGAGGTTCTGTCGGAGGAGAAAGCCCAGACTGTTGTTTGATGGAGCAGTTGCTATTCCCAGCGCGTATTTCCCTCCCAACTATGCAGAGGTAGAGGGAGCAGGAACTCTGCGCAGTTCTTACAATTATGATACATATCTGACCACGGGATCACGTACCAGCGACTTCAAGTTTGTCACGTCCTACAATGACAACACGCTGCCTGCTGATGATACTCTGAAGAAGAGCATTAGCTGCACTTCTGAGGTCAGTGGTTGTGTTGAAATCAGTTATAATAGATCCAAATTTCCAACTCTGGTGAATTTATAATTTTTCTCTTTCATATTACGTCTCTACATTTTCCaagttaatgcatttttttccatgcACAGATTTTCAAAGAATTGATTGTTTttacacattctgttttctttttttgtcattgaagTCGTCTGAAAGTtaagtcatggcaactggactttctttctttaaggtagagacgtttcattctgcatccaatGAACTTTATCAATTGTTATTGAAGTGTTTTGGATTTGAACTAAACTCTTACTGATGTTAGTGAATTTCTCTATCCATATTTTAATAACTTTTAATAATAATCCAAAGTGTTTCAACAAGAtatattttgaatgtttttaattcatGGTTTGAAGTAAAACCTTTTTTCTAGTTATGCATCACAATATatattgcatttattaaatgttttattactcTTATTAGTCATATTAATATATGATAGTTATGCATTTTGCATAATTTAGAAGCTAAAGCATAGCTATCACAAAATCTAAATGAGCTAAATCTTTTTTGAATTCTTTCATGAAGTAATCaaagtttattacatttttattcattagaATTTTGGCATCTGTTTTCTTCTGGgaaaaataaacctttttcAAGATAACAGGATTTATGTAAGATGTGGAACCATTATTgctgtgtgtattataatttgtatgtattattaaaaacacacgtggcctagcgggtaaagaaacaggCCCGTGATTGGAAGGTTACCGGTTTAAAGctcgagccgccaaggtgcaactgaggtgcaactgagcaaaaaaatcgtccccacacactggtccccatgGCTTCCTACTTCTCCCTCCAaatatgggttaaatgcagagaccacatttcactgtgtgcactggctgctttgctgtggtgtgtcacgtgaaaaataatcactttcacttcacttaaaaaggTGATTAAATCGATTGTACATATTTGGAGCTGAAACAGGCGATCGTCCACTGCACTTTCTAAAAAATACTCCGAGTGTCGCTGCTGACCACGGTTGTAAGCTTCTCCATTGGTCTCCACCTGCTTCTTAAATATTCAAATTTAACATTCGGCCATTGCGACCGTGAAATGTGGGTGTTGTACTCGAACTGGCGCGCGGAACCAGAACCTCTTGGACGTATTATCCGTCTTTCAGTGTCTTGTGTCTTTAAATACTTCATTCTCTACggatacatttttaaagatgaGCTTTAAGGAATTCTTTGTTCGTGACGCGGTGGTCTGGCTGCTGTTCTTTCTGCTCCACAAGCGCAGCAGCCATGGAGATCTCAGCTATTCTGTTCCTGAGGAGCTGAAACGAGGAGCTGTGATTGGAAACGCAGCGAAGGATCTCGGACTTGATCCCAGTGGATTATTGCTACGTGAGGCTCGTTTAGATCTGAAGGGTAACAGAAGACGTTTCTGTGAGATGAATTTACAGACAGGTGAGCTCGTAATGGCGGAGAGGATTGATCGAGAAGAGCTGTGTGGTTCTAAAGCCTCCTGCTTcctaaaatatgaattaatcaTGGAGAATCCTTTAGAGCTGCACGAGATTACTCTGCAAATACAAGATATTAATGACAACGCACCCCGATTCTCCAACGATGAAATTAAACTGGAAATTAGAGAATCCGCAGTTAAAGGCGCGCGCTTCCCTCTGGATGCTGCGCATGACGCGGACGTGGGAAGAAACGGAATTCAAAGCTACACGCTGCAGAAAAACGACCATTTTTCATTAGCTGTGCATTCCAACTCTAATCGTGGTAAATTTAGTGAATTAATTTTAGATAAAGAGCTCGATCGTGAAGAGAAACAGGAGGTGATATTAACCCTCACCGCTGTGGACGGCGGCTCTCCACAGAGATCTGGTTCTACTGTAATACGCGTTACTGTTCTGGACGCCAATGATAATTTACCCGTATTTACTGAACCCGTCTATAAAGTCAGCCTGCCTGAAAACTCCCCTTTAAATACAGTTGTTGTCACTGTAAGCGCCACAGACGCAGATGAGGGAGCGAATGGGGAGGTGACTTATGATTTTAGTCACCTGTCAAATAAAGAAGCAGCATTGTTCTCTATTGAAACGTTTAGTggagaaataaaattaattggACAACTGGACTTTGAGGACATTACCGAATTTGAATTACAAATTCAGGCTAAAGATGGCTCAGGTTTATCTGATAATGCTAAagtactaataaaaataattgacaTAAATGACAACGCCCCTGTTATTATTCTAAAATCTCTGAAAAATCCAATTCCTGAGAATTCAGCACCAGGGACAGAGGTTGGGATTTTGAATGTGCAGGACGAGGACTCAGAGGAAAACCATCAGGTTCACTGCTCGATCCAGCAAAATGTCCCTTTCAAATTAATCCCATCAATTAAAAACTATTATTCTCTTGTTACTACAGCAGAACTAGACCGTGAACTAATAACAGATTATAACATAACTATCACTGCTACTGATGGAGGATCTCCACCCTTATCTTCATCCAAGACCATTCATGTATCTGTGTCTGATGTGAACGACAACCCCCCTGTGTTTGAAGAACAGTCCTACTCTGCCTATGTGAGTGAGAATAACAAACCCGGCTCCTCTGTTTGTTCTGTTACTGCGAGAGACCCAGACTGGAGACAGAACGGCACAGTCTTCTATTCTCTGTTGCCCAGTGAGGTCAGTGGTGCTCCAGTCTCCTCATTCTTATCCATTAATGGAGACACAGGGGTGATCCATGCTGTCAGGTCCTTTGATTATGAGAAGTTTAGGAGCTTGAAAGTCCAGGTTATGGCCAGAGACAACGGTTCTCCTCCACTCAGCAGCAACGTGACTGTGAGCATCTTCATATCAGACGAGAACGATAACTCTCCACAGATATTATACCCTGCTCCAGCAGGAAACACCTTCATGACTGAGATGGTTCCTAAAGCTGCTCTTTCAGGCTCCCTGGTCTCCAAGGTGATCGCTGTAGATGCTGATTCTGGACAGAACGCGTGGCTGtcttatcagatcatcaagtcGACAGATCCAGGACTTTTCACTGTTTGTCTCCATAGTGGAGAGATCAGAGCGCTGAGGGACATTTCTGAATCTGACAGCATGAAGCAGAATCTTGTTATTTCAGTGAAAGATAACGGACAGACCCCTCTCTCTGCAACCTGTACAGTTTCTTTACTCATTTCAGACAACTTGGCTGAAGTTCCAGACCTTAAAGACGTGTCTTATGAGGAGAACAATTCCAAACTGACTTCGTATCTGATCATCGC
The window above is part of the Denticeps clupeoides chromosome 6, fDenClu1.1, whole genome shotgun sequence genome. Proteins encoded here:
- the LOC114791987 gene encoding protocadherin beta-16-like isoform X33, coding for MVEAKGALRSDAFVSLATIFVLLRSSRGDLSYSLPEEVKRGTVVGNIAKDLGLDAKGLFYREARLDTEDTEKRFYDINLQSGDLRVAEKIDREELCGSAVSCSLHYELVLENPLELHHISVQIEDVNDNSPRFPEEEIKLEIRESAVKGARFPLDEAHDADVGRNGIQSYMLEKNEHFSLSVHSNSDGGKYSELILEKELDREEKQEVILTLTAVDGGSPQRSGSTVIRVTVLDANDNLPVFTEPVYKVSLPENSPLNTVVVTVSATDADEGANGEVTYAFSRISDKAAQLFFIDGHTGEIKVKGQIDFEEKKEYEIRVQAKDGLGLTSNAKVVIDVTDLNDNTPVIFLKSLKNPVPENIIPGTEVGVINVQDKDSADNRQVRCSIPQNVPFKLSPSIKNYYSLTTTSSLDRELITDYNITITATDGGSPPLSSSKTIHVSVSDVNDNPPVFEEQSYSAYVSENNKPGSSVCSVTARDPDWRQNGTVFYSLLPSEVSGAPVSSFLSINGDTGVIHAVRSFDYEKFRSLKVQVVARDNGSPPLSSNVTVSIFISDENDNSPQILYPAPAGNTFMTEMVPKAALSGSLVSKVIAVDADSGQNAWLSYQIIKSTDPGLFTVGLHSGEIRALRDISESDSMKQNLVISVKDNGQTPLSATCTVSLLISDNLAEVPDLKDVSYEENNSKLTSYLIIALVSVSTFFLTFLILVLAVRFCRRRKPRLLFDGAVAIPSAYFPPNYAEVEGAGTLRSSYNYDTYLTTGSRTSDFKFVTSYNDNTLPADDTLKKSISCTSEQKPPSNDWRLPPNQRPGPSGQYRFHTIQQRWTPYEKSRAVAHPEGAPAVTGTGPWPNPPTEAEQLQALMAAANEVSEATATLGPRYNAQYVPDYRQNVYIPGSTATLTTNPQQPPQQALPPPQALPPADAPKAAQTPASKKKSAKKDKK